From Homalodisca vitripennis isolate AUS2020 chromosome 1, UT_GWSS_2.1, whole genome shotgun sequence, the proteins below share one genomic window:
- the LOC124365477 gene encoding transmembrane protein 258, translating to MVQLESMSRYVSPVNPAVFPHLTVILLGIGIFFTAWFFVYEVTSTKFTRDLFKELLVSLVAAIFSGFGILFLMLWVGIYV from the exons ATG GTGCAGTTAGAGTCAATGTCGAGATATGTCTCTCCAGTGAACCCAGCAGTGTTTCCACATCTGACAGTGATCCTGCTGGGGATCGGAATATTTTTCACAGCCTGGTTTTTTGTGTATGAAGTCACGAGTACAAAGTTCACTAGAGATTTGTTCAAGGAACTATTGGTGTCATTAGTTGCAGCAATATTTTCTGGTTTTGGAATACTTTTCCTGATGTTATGGGTTGGAATATATGTCTGA